Proteins encoded together in one Oncorhynchus mykiss isolate Arlee chromosome 7, USDA_OmykA_1.1, whole genome shotgun sequence window:
- the wnt4a1 gene encoding wingless-type MMTV integration site family member 4a1 precursor, with translation MTAEYVLRSLLMLFLALLSANASNWLYLAKLSSVGSINDEETCERLRGLIHKQVQICKRSVEVMDAVRHGAQLAIDECQFQFRNRRWNCSTLDTMPVFGKVVTQGTREAAFVYAISAASVAFAVTRACSSGELEKCGCDHNVHGVSPEGFQWSGCSDNIAYGVAFSQSFVDVRERSKGQSPSRALMNLHNNEAGRKAILSHMRVECKCHGVSGSCEVKTCWKAMPPFRKVGNAIKEKFDGATEVEQRKVGTTKVLVPRNSQFKPHTDEDLVYLEPSPDFCDHDPRTPGMLGTAGRQCNRTSKAIDGCELMCCGRGFQTEEVEVVDRCSCKFHWCCYVKCKQCRKMVEMHTCR, from the exons GTACCTGGCTAAACTGTCGTCGGTGGGCAGTATCAATGATGAGGAGACGTGTGAACGTCTGCGAGGACTCATCCATAAACAG GTGCAGATCTGTAAGCGCAGTGTGGAGGTGATGGATGCTGTTCGGCACGGGGCTCAGCTAGCCATAGACGAGTGTCAGTTTCAGTTCCGGAACCGCCGATGGAACTGTTCCACACTGGACACCATGCCCGTCTTCGGCAAGGTCGTCACACAGG GCACTCGGGAGGCAGCCTTTGTTTATGCCATCTCAGCAGCCAGTGTGGCGTTCGCTGTGACCCGGGCCTGCAGCAGCGGAGAGCTGGAGAAATGTGGCTGCGACCACAACGTCCACGGAGTCAGTCcagaag GGTTCCAGTGGTCAGGCTGTAGTGATAACATTGCTTATGGAGTGGCCTTCTCTCAATCCTTTGTTGATGTgagggagaggagtaaaggaCAGTCCCCCAGCAGAGCACTCATGAACCTACACAACAATGAGGCCGGTAGGAAG GCCATTCTGAGCCACATGCGTGTGGAGTGTAAGTGTCATGGCGTGTCAGGTTCCTGTGAGGTGAAGACCTGCTGGAAGGCCATGCCACCATTCCGCAAGGTGGGCAACGCCATCAAGGAGAAATTTGACGGCGCCACAGAGGTGGAGCAGCGCAAGGTGGGCACCACCAAGGTCCTGGTGCCACGGAACTCCCAGTTCAAACCTCACACAGAcgaagacctggtctacctggaGCCCAGCCCCGACTTCTGTGACCACGACCCGCGCACACCAGGCATGCTGGGTACGGCGGGGCGGCAGTGTAACCGGACGTCGAAGGCCATCGACGGCTGTGAGCTGATGTGCTGCGGCCGGGGCTTCCAgacagaggaggtggaggtggtggacaggtgcagctgtaagttccactGGTGCTGCTACGTCAAGTGCAAACAGTGCCGCAAGATGGTGGAGATGCACACCTGCCGGTGA